In the Pseudorasbora parva isolate DD20220531a chromosome 23, ASM2467924v1, whole genome shotgun sequence genome, one interval contains:
- the tmem135 gene encoding transmembrane protein 135 has translation MAALSKSIPHSCYEIGHTWSSSCTTSTLQVTAGALEVSFKIYAPLYLIAAILRRRKKDYYKKRLLPEILQSTSFLTANGGLYIAFFCILRKLLGRFYSWSAGFGAALPASYIAILIERKSRRGLLTIYMANLATETIFRMAVTRGLVKPMKHGEVLLFCLTASLYMFFFRCKDGLNGFAFSALKFIVGKEEIPTHSSLAEQAYAQGSERDAQPPDERPEHAPASRGSCIRAFTRKLLDSICKHGPRHRCCKHYQDNCISYCVKGFIRMFSVGYLIQCCLKVPSAFRQAFTKPSRLLWLLYNKENFQLGAFLGSFVSIYKGTSCLLRWMRNLDDELHALIAGFLAGTSMFFYKSTSISMYLFSKLVETLYFKGIEAGRFPYFPEADTVIYAISTAICFQAAVMEVQNLRPSYWKFLLRLTKGRFALMNRKVLDVFGTEASKNFGDFRPKLDPRYVLCPIDMDVQLG, from the exons ATGGCTGCTCTCAGCAAGTCCATACCGCATAGCTGCTATGAGATAGGGCACACATGGAGTTCCTCATGTACGACCTCCACCCTGCAGGTGACAGCCGGTGCTCTGGAGGTCTCATTCAAGATATATGCTCCTCTGTATCTG ATTGCAGCCATTTTAAGGAGGAGGAAAAAGGATTATTACAAGAAAAGGCTGCTTCCTGAGATCCTGCAATCCACGTCTTTCCTGACTGCAAATGGAGGCCTCTACATTGCGTTTTTCTGCATTCTCCG GAAGCTTTTGGGACGTTTCTACTCCTGGTCTGCCGGCTTTGGGGCGGCACTGCCGGCCTCATACATCGCCATACTAATTGAGCGGAAAAGCAG GAGAGGTCTTCTTACAATTTACATGGCAAACCTG GCAACGGAGACAATTTTTCGGATGGCTGTCACGAGGGGTCTCGTCAAGCCTATGAAACACGGAGAG GTTCTTCTCTTCTGCCTGACTGCATCTCTCTACATGTTTTTCTTCAG ATGTAAAGATGGACTGAATGGCTTTGCTTTCTCTGCCTTAAA ATTTATAGTTGGGAAGGAGGAGATCCCGACACACTCTTCTCTGGCTGAGCAAGCGTACGCGCAGGGTTCAGAGAGAGACGCGCAGCCACCCGATGAGAGACCAGAGCACGCGCCTGCCTCCAGGGGGAGCTGCATCAGAGCATTTACACGCAAACTCCTAGACTCTAT ATGCAAACATGGACCCAGGCATAGATGTTGCAAACACTATCAAGACAACTGCATCTCCTACTGTGTTAAA GGTTTCATCCGGATGTTCAGCGTGGGTTACCTCATTCAATGCTGTTTGAAGGTTCCATCAGCATTCAGACAGGCCTTCACCAAACCCTCTCGTCTGCTCTGGCTGCTCTACAACAAAGAGAACTTCCAGCTAGGAGCTTTCCTGGGATCTTTTGTCAGTATATACAAG GGCACAAGCTGTTTACTGCGATGGATGCGGAACCTGGACGACGAGCTCCACGCTCTCATAGCAG GTTTTCTTGCTGGCACATCAATGTTCTTCTACAAGAGCACCTCTATCTCCATGTACCTCTTCTCCAAACTAGTGGAG ACGTTGTATTTCAAAGGGATCGAGGCAGGCCGGTTTCCGTACTTCCCAGAGGCTGATACAGTAATCTATGCCATCTCCACCGCCATCTGTTTTCAAGCG GCGGTTATGGAAGTGCAAAATCTGAGACCGTCATACTGGAAGTTTCTACTGCGGCTGACGAAGGGCAG GTTTGCTCTGATGAACAGAAAAGTGCTTGATGTTTTCGGGACCGAGGCTTCAAAAAACTTTGGTGACTTCCGGCCTAAACTTGACCCCAGATACGTGCTGTGTCCCATCGACATGGACGTGCAGCTGGGCTGA